In Aegilops tauschii subsp. strangulata cultivar AL8/78 chromosome 3, Aet v6.0, whole genome shotgun sequence, one genomic interval encodes:
- the LOC109756460 gene encoding uncharacterized protein produces the protein MQPFSRHTSFFASLKQVEDRLAAEEQPPAPRQPVAPPLFSDTMTASPLFLGASTATATDRGGGGESSDAALDFLTLSKDEARVQEPQQDSDDDDDDDGDDSGADIARLMALLGLSPPPWIGDDGRDSGGCDCSGGDGFMAKVVGVVGPKCEKEKGRVDGWIQHYYGGGGECREPARLAHLLLAKASWSWDGEGPEDRSAIAFPSAVKEFLDRDAPPRLTEEGEHRETE, from the exons ATGCAGCCCTTCTCGCGGCACACCAGCTTCTTCGCGTCCCTCAAGCAG GTGGAAGACCGGTTGGCGGCGGAGGAGCAGCCGCCAGCGCCCCGACAGCCCGTCGCGCCGCCGCTGTTCTCGGACACCATGACCGCATCCCCGCTCTTCCTCGGCGCGTCGACGGCCACGGCCACcgaccgcggcggcggcggggagagCAGCGACGCGGCGCTGGACTTCCTCACCCTCTCCAAAGATGAAGCGCGCGTGCAAGAGCCCCAACAAGACTctgacgacgacgatgacgatgACGGCGACGATAGCGGGGCGGACATAGCGCGGCTGATGGCGCTTCTCGGCCTATCGCCGCCGCCATGGATCGGCGACGACGGACGCGACAGCGGCGGGTGCGACTGCAGCGGCGGCGACGGGTTCATGGCGAAGGTCGTCGGAGTGGTCGGACCCAAGTGTGAGAAGGAGAAGGGGAGGGTGGACGGCTGGATCCAGCATtactacggcggcggcggcgagtgcaGGGAGCCCGCGAGGCTGGCGCATCTGTTGCTCGCCAAGGCCTCGTGGTCCTGGGATGGAGAAGGTCCCGAGGATAGATCAGCCATTGCATTCCCTTCCGCGGTGAAGGAGTTCTTGGACCGTGATGCGCCGCCGCGGTTGACGGAGGAGGGGGAGCATAGGGAGACAGAGTGA